A window of Ranitomeya variabilis isolate aRanVar5 chromosome 2, aRanVar5.hap1, whole genome shotgun sequence contains these coding sequences:
- the LOC143804462 gene encoding uncharacterized protein LOC143804462: MPRKCANIVNNFCYVCGYVTFANQRRPITPLVKTAYHHYFGVKVGDQEKPWAPHICCNSCSVNLVAWLKNKGRSMRFGVPMIWREPRNHVDDCYFCMVAPLQHGMSRKKKGTIEYPNIPSAIRPVPHGKDLPVPRPPKEYVLESDQEEESPGSSSQDLEYDSQSASNEPHLLSQGELNDLIRDLDLSKEKAELLASRLKQWNFLLYNVKVTAYRHRQRDLHVYFKKQDNLVFCTSVDGLMSAMNVQYNPLDWRLFIDGSKVSLKAVLLHNGNVLPSVPVGHAVCMKETYNNMKLLLDAIKYSDHQWQICADLKVVAILLGMQLGYTKYCCFLCEWDSRARSSHYNIKVWPTRDKMCPGIKNVQHCPLVERSKIILPALHIKLGLMKNFVKGMNQEGNAFKYLRGKFPQLSDAKVKEGVFIGPQIRDLLRDGNFDEILQGNEKAAWQAFRDVVRGFLGNRRVDNYVDIVNNLLTKYHKLGCNMSLKIHFLDSHLDFFPDNCGAVSDEHGERFHQDILNMEQRYQGKWNASMLADYCWTLIRDVPEENFNRQAKRKRSRE, from the coding sequence atgcctcgtaaatgtgcaaatattgttaacaatttttgttacgtgtgtggttatgtgacatttgccaaccaaagaagaccaattactccacttgtgaagactgcttaccatcattactttggtgtaaaggttggtgatcaggagaagccctgggctccacacatttgctgcaatagttgttcagtaaatctggttgcatggttgaagaataaaggacgttctatgcgttttggtgtgccaatgatttggagggagccaagaaatcatgtagacgactgctatttctgcatggttgctcctcttcagcatggcatgtcaagaaaaaagaaggggactattgagtaccctaacatcccctcggctataagaccagtcccacatgggaaagatcttcccgttcctcgccctccaaaggaatatgtactggaatcagatcaggaggaagaatcgcccggaagttcatcacaagatcttgaatatgattcacagtctgcatcaaatgaaccacatttgctttctcagggtgaactcaatgatctgatacgcgacctggacctgtcgaaagaaaaggcagagcttctggcttcaagattaaaacaatggaactttctactgtacaatgttaaagtgactgcctataggcatcgacaaagagatttacatgtttattttaaaaagcaagacaatctcgttttctgcaccagtgttgatggtttaatgtccgctatgaatgttcagtacaacccactagattggagacttttcatcgacggttcaaaggttagtttaaaagctgtactattgcacaatggaaatgttcttccttccgttcctgtaggccatgctgtttgcatgaaagaaacctacaacaatatgaaactgcttctggacgcaataaaatacagtgaccaccaatggcagatctgtgcagacttgaaagtggttgcaatattgttaggcatgcagttgggatacacaaaatattgctgtttcctatgtgagtgggacagccgtgctagatcttctcactacaatataaaagtgtggcctacaagggacaaaatgtgtcctggaattaagaatgttcaacactgtccacttgttgaacgcagtaaaatcattctgccggcgctacacattaaacttggtcttatgaaaaattttgttaagggaatgaaccaagaaggaaatgcttttaagtacctcagagggaagtttccacaactcagtgatgctaaagtgaaagaaggtgtcttcattggtcctcaaattcgtgacctacttagggatggaaattttgacgagatcctacaaggcaatgagaaggcggcatggcaagccttcagagatgttgtacgtggcttcttgggaaacagacgagttgataactatgttgatattgtgaataaccttcttacgaagtatcataaattaggctgcaacatgtcattaaaaatacactttctggactctcatctggatttcttcccggacaattgtggtgcagtaagcgatgagcatggtgagcgattccaccaagatattttaaatatggaacaaagatatcagggcaagtggaatgcttccatgcttgcagactactgttggacattaatcagagatgtaccagaagaaaacttcaatagacaagcaaaaagaaagcgttctcgtgaatag